The window CGTGGAATATTCcaagaaatatcaaaaaaaggACCAAAATCCGACCCGAAAATAAACATACTTAAAATTAGTGCGTGATATAAAACAACTTGAACACAAGCTGTCTCCCCATCATGTTCcagttgtttatttataaaccgGCGTCGCGTTAGGTATACAAAAGAAGGCAGAAGTCGcggtttgtttaaaaataaattgtctctTATGCCGAAGGACTTTCTATATGAAAAGAATTCCAAGAATGTTCTCTTGGACGGGAGGCATAAATTATTACATGCGCTTTAGCCATAGATCAAttgtagaaattttcaaatgatTATACATATCCGACAcgtttttataagattttagtaatctttaattttaaatttggcgccGTTATATGTAAAGTAATTGGCAAAGCTGTTATTGACGCTGTCAGTTGTCAAAATCACGTCAAATTGAAAGCGGCTAAGTTTACGTACTCATTTCGGTGTTGCCACAATACTTCTTAAACTCCCTGTGTCATAAGACAATCTGGCGTTTTATTTTGAGATTGTTTTATGATACCGAGTGTGTCAAATTTTAAGGGTTAGTGAAAAACCTTTGACATCTTTTAgcaaaagataaaaaaactaaagctttGTCTGATTGGAATGCCTACAAGGAGATGAGAAATTTATTTACACAGGCTGTGATAAATGAAAAGGAAGCCTATTTGAATTATGTAGCTCAGACTAAAAATCGATGTGGAATATCTCAGATGAAcgtctataataaaaaaataaatattagtgaTATtctaaataccttaaaaaatgcaaacaaaataaaccaattttttgtAGATTAAATTGCGAAAATGGCTTCGAAAATGTCTGTCAGTGAAGatgttatacaaaattttccaACACATTAAGCAGTTTCTCTTTTAAACGAATTAGCGACCTTAATATTGTTAATAGAGTTAAGCAGCTCAAGTCTAATGATTTTGGGTCCGATGGTATTCCTTTCCAAATGATAAAGCTTTGTGCTCCTGTTATATCGCCTTTTTTGACTCATATTTTTACactgtaaaaaataatagggtggtaaaaagaataaacagCGTGGTAAATTTCTTTAGTGTTAAATTTAACACTATGAGGTATActatgtagtattttttaacaCTTAAAGAAGACTTTAAAGTGGttaaattgacttaaatttatttttatttttttgcgtgttatattaatactattaaaatactTCGCGCcgtgctaaaatatttttatatttttatttggtaaaaaaaatgcatcCAGTGTAAATATACCCTTAAAACTGGTTAAATTAACACTAAATGTGTGCGTGATTCATTGGTACAAGTCGTGAAATTACCAACCCTGTGTCTCTCTACTTTCTTGACGCTTCGACCTGAACCTGACCTGTCTGATCTCGTCTCCGCgtcgttaatttaatttagtgttTAGTTTAGTTTGGATTTTTGTTTGAGTTATAAAGGTAAGCGTGCTCCGAGGCTTttcaaaaaacagatttttttatagtgCCAAAGTACATCttagcttaaaaataatattttttgcagcTTATGGAATTAAGCGACAGAGATCTATGTATAAGCCATACGTGCTATAAGCCATAAGTGTTTTTTTCATCTGTATAAGATCTACTCTTGTTATAAGGTTAAATTTGATctccaattattattttttaaggttttatatttcaaaatatgggttcctatatatttttgttgcagaatatatattttttatgtttgttatattattctttaatagATAATGTCTAAGAAATTGATTGCTATGccttttatttgtatttgtccTAAAAAGAAATTGCTCTCCTTTCTTAGAATAACTTCTTTGTTTTAATCGTTTGGAATACGaagttttgcgtttttttttagtttttttttatttttatcaaatatttacaGACTAACCGAAATACTtgcaatttataattattggGGTAATAAATTCGAAAAGGAACCAGGCGccaaataattactttttaacttGTTCAAATAAAAAGTTAGTTAAATTAGTATTTGTTCAAATGAATAGTTTAAAACTCTTCCTTAATAATCTTTAATATATGTACCaaagattatttagaaatagtttcaagcttttatttaaacaaataaatactttaaatattttttttgtaaatcaaaaattttgcttgGTTCTTTTTCGGCTAACACActccaattataaaaaaaatacactaaaaaaattacttttaacccTTAAATTCAATACTTATTACAcgaaataaaggaaaatatattttatttaaactataaattACCACCTAAATAGATTCTTTATtacactaataaaaataattttaaccctaggtaagttaaatttaccattttttataacTCAATTAACCATAAATTAagtgtacttttttattttttttaaatatatttaacccaaaataaatattttcagcacctgtgtaaatttaatttaaaccaaagtgggtgattaaaatttacttttatttaaatacatttgacactcaaaatatacttttaacaaTACGGAaggggttttttaaattttattttcgttcGTTTATTAACACGCTAAATTgggtaaaataaatgttttttttttaaataagaacaaCCACTTTTCACCACTTTTTGCCAGTGGTTATTTTAACACGCACTAGTGTGGACCTATATAGACCACTTTTGCGTGTTAAAATTAACACTCGATTTTTTACAGTGTAAGCAATGTTTAAGTATACAATAGTTTCATCTCGGAATTAAGACCCGTTAGTTTGCTGCCTATTATATCAAAATTGTTTGAGAAAATAATGTATTCACAGTTACTAGAATATTTGCTACAAAATGATTTAGTACCGGACACTCAGTCAGGATTTCGAAAGAACTACAGCACGGCCAAAgtactaattaaaaaactagatGACATAATTTGTGCAGCCGATAGTGGTAAAACATCTAGGTTTATATTTTTGGACTATGGTAAAGCATTCGATACCCTAAACCACAGGGTTTTATGTGCAAAATTACATTAATACGTGCattcgattttttcaggaaTTATCTTTCAGATAGACAGCGGGTAATCGTTGACGGAAAAATGTCTGATTCACTTTCTGTGATTAGAGGAGTGCCTCAAGGATCCATAGTAGGTccgttattgtttttattacctaCAATGTAAGTGTAAGAAATTGTGATATACAAAGGTATGCAGACGATACACAATTGCGAATAAgctttgaattaaataaaatatttattattcttaggTCTAAAGCTACTTAAAATTAACAGGTAGTATTATACGTATCGGTACTTTTCACAAATAAACAGCAATTCTAGTTCAACTCTTATgctaatattattgttattgcaAAGGATAAGTTCAttatattaacttaattttctaatttttgactATTCTAACTttgatttaagtaaataaatcttACTTTACTTACAAAACACCTTAATGACActgcatttttaatattcactGGTAATGCATTAAAAAGTCTTAAACCATCATCGAAAAGACATTTTTGCATATTGCTCCTGGCAAATTCTGTCATATGTGTCACGTGATCTTACTTTATAGGAGAGCCTATCTGATCTGGGAACTAAAAACTCTTGCAAATATTCAGggaataatttatgtttaattttaataataaagaggACAGTTGACATCTCTATGCTTTGCTCCACTGAAAGCTATCCAAGTGTCTTTAGCATCAAGTCAATAGGCGTATAACGTGTACCTATCAATATAAtgggtattttttttagaggcggagaactttaaattgaaattaaacacaaaatattttattgatttgaacgaatttgcttttatattaaagaatttttcttggcattaatatttaaatatgatttcggacatgtgacccccacggctggcgcgtacgtggcgtaatctagaggtccaattttcacacactctttccagtactgcaggctgtcacgcgtcgtatgttggcttccaagtgcttaagtgtttcgggtttatcagcgtacacatgcgacttaacatagccccaaagaaaataatctaatgacGTCAAGTCAcacgaacgagctggccagtttacaggtccattccttgaaattGCATTTAcacatttctgcaacgcctgcaacggcttccaattgaggcacaaaaaagttggttatcatatttctgtatcgctcaccgtttactgtaacgttctgaccatcagcatttctgaagacataaggaccaatgattccaccggcccataaagcgcaccaaacggttagtttttctggatgtaacggtttttcgccaatagctcgtggattctcatccccccaaattcggcaattctgcttgtttacatagccatttaaccaaaagtgtatgtcatcactgaacaaaattttcatatgaaatcgtggatcaacagcaatctttcctttcgcccattcagctaattaatgtacggcgcaaaagatgatcctggggtttcaactcctggacaatttgaattttatatgctcggaagatctttgcgcaaaattttccataaagtggatggacataagttcacttgttgagaacgacgacgaattgacacatttggatcattatcaacacaacagctatcgcttgttgcgtgcgcactgtacggcgtcttacgggatgcgtattgtcAGTTTCTCGAACGATCGAATCGAAACGATCAACAGTTTttcgaattaatctctctgaaggacgattatgagcaccataaaagtcacgtaatgcccgatgtgtttctcgaatagaaccatgtctttcaaaataaatttgaacaatttggaaacgttgctccggcgtgagtctgttcatgatgaattgccaaaccaaactaatctaaaaataacccagaactgtcaggtcgggtgtcataaaaaacagcgtttccaaatgaaagttctccgcctcttaaaaaaacaccctttagtTCTTATAGCCTTATTTTGAAATACTTGAAGTTTACATGTAAGGAAAAGTTAAGTTAAGAGTTAAGAATCGAAAATTACACCTAGATATTTTGATACTAAAGGTATTTTCTCAATTATACGATTATCTATTCTAATATTATAACCATGTTCCATGAACCTATAACAATTCTGCTTGGTGCCGAAAATCATGTATTTCTCTTCACATAAACAGTTATGTGTAAATAGACTTAAGTTagtcagtaaataaaaataatcaatgaCTATAATTATAAATGAATGTCTCGAATCTATTTACACATATTCTCACAATAATGGGTTAAAACTTAATCCATCCAAATCAGCTGTGATGTTTTTTGGTCCAGACAAAGAGGTAGCTCGATGCAAAAAATGCAACTTTATATGAACAATACTTTTCCTAATGTTCTTGAATATTAAAAGCCATGTAAGCAAAGTTCATTGGTTCTTTCCCACTGTTTGTACGTATGGTAATATTATGTATGGTCAATGCTTGGATGTCCAGCCTAAAGCTAGAATACAAAATTCTTGTATTcgtttcatatttttctttataaatagaCACCTTGTAAGTCACAAGTTGAACTTATTAAACTAGTTGAATATGCAAGATAGGCTTAAGCTTCATTTGGCAAGTTTTTTGCATAAGTTGTTTGATACAAGGAAGCCCAAGTACTTAATATGAAAACTACTACTACTTTTTTTCAGCGTTCTTTCTCATAATATGTTATCCCGAAATTATTTAATAGCGAGACACAAAATGTTTTTGTCAGCTTATCatgtaacttaaaaattatttactgtcAAAATACTAATGTAAGGTAATTgtgtatttttctatttaactGTGTATATTTTGATGAACCAGGGAATAAATGCAAATTCGTTTTTGATTTAgtcaaattataattaaaacacaaacGAGTacaataaagagttttggttagtgggaaaactgtctcgtaatttgagcatcacaccaaaggtttcaACCATAGGACTAGCTATGCTGCACTTCACcgagttaaaaataaagaccttagaacattgaaaggctagaattagcattaccGTGGAACTAtgagcagtttgtttgcttgcaacatctctgatgcaatggtGCCAAATACTTGTGTAGAAATgacaataaaaaagtattttctttaataaaacatGTAACACACTAATACTAagataaagaagtcaatattcaaagttaaatgaatgcaaaTAACGTATATTCGAGAAAAAGTCAACAATATCGCAACGCTGCTTAATCGCAATGTTTgttccaccgacacaaggaatctttaccagcgacgtcgtcaaaatatatttacatgaaaaatattttaataaattatataaataaaattaccgtttatgaactctttataagtttttttaacgtatttcatTAGTAAACAGTAAACgtacctatctaataaaaagcactTTTATGAagattaaatattgtataattatagtttttattattctatgttTATGACAGTATcatgatgttatgacagtatcggtTTTTagttgtgaaaagatcggcttgaatcgcctTCTTTATATGGTGCGGCGAAAATTGCACGTTTTTACCATCGCAACAGTTCACAAAACACTCAAATGAGACCTTTTTCccttttcaaccaaaaactaaagaaaaatacagaacttcacaaatgccgaatgtaaacgtttgacaagatgacatttgtttttgcttgcggtgttggcatttttcattttttagaagcggtcttacgaataagaatgttaataatttttttttgctttaaagatCTTATTCTTGCGCTTAGAATAAGTCAtatctatttatactttttatttttaatccaacaccaataagttaaattagcATTATATGCGTTGATACTTAGCTGgaaatttcctcttttaaatatgtgtgtaaacttgacaacagagaatatgtatgtaaacaaaacaccctccTTGCCTCTGTGCACAgattgaactcaaacaaagttgttgtttactaattctagtctttcaatgttttcaagacgcatttatttatttattttattataagtatataCTAATTGTCAACACTGTTAATGTAGTTGCAAAAGTAACTAGCGGCTATATTGACGCACTAATTCCAACGttgtcaaaataatatttaaaaaaaccctgTATCTAAAACACTCGACCTGTGTCGTCGTTGGAAACTTAAACATCAATAATTGATGTTGATAGATTGATGTCACAATTATTGTGACACTAAAACTTCTAAgtgaaacaaatttttatgGTCGAAATGAACTTTCTAAGACCAGCCAGGTCAATTATGCGAGTTTTCACAAGAAAAATGGGCTATGGGATTGAAAATCGCGATCCCTATTGGCTGGAACGTATCGGAACGCGAGACTGGGTTGGGCATGGTAAGTGTAAAAACACCTAGCGAAGTCTTTCACcccattttttttctgtctaCAGGTTGCAACAGCCTTCCGATCTACGCGGACCAAATGGCGTTTCCATTCCCCGCGATCCGTTGGAAGGAAACCACCCCAGAGTTACAAGGTCTCTATGAGAAATCTAAGGGCGACTGGAGACTGTTGACCAAAGAGGAGAAAAAGACACTTTATAGGGCGAATTTTTGTCAAACTTTTGCTGAAATGAAAGCGCTTAATGGCGAGTATAACCACCTTATCTAGTTCAATAACTGATTTTAGGCGAATAACCAAAGCGTTTTGGTTTTTACCAATTTCCGATTGGTATTTACCAAAACGTTTAGGTGCTgttggtttttaaaaagttacgtCATCAATCTACTGTCGAAGTTGTCACCAACATTAACGGTAAATACCCAACTGCctagtagtttttcatttttggttaaatggctatttaaaatgccaaaacatccttaaaaaaataatacaaataaagtCTGAATTTATATACGTTGCGCTCCATTAGCCGAAGTTCTGTTGAAGGCACTTCATTAGaaggtatatttatatatattataatatatttgtcCTTTAAAGCAAGAATTATTTCTTGCGTTTcggaatattaaatatatatttcgtTACCGAAAGTCTTATTCTTGGATTAGCAATATCAGCATTACAAATAGAGTTAGTCACCACTAACTCTATTTGTAATGCTGTTATTATGGATAATCAAATTtatgtaacaaaaaatacttccaaaacaacaaaacatacatTACACTGGTTAAACCAAAACGTTTACACGAAACCAAGTTGTGACGTCAATGTAGTTGTTTGGCGTATAAAAACCAAGAATAACCGCGGTAACTACCAATAGATTGTGGTTATCCGCCTAAAATCGGTTAATCTTTTGACGTAAAGGGGGGCGGATTGTTTTTTGACTGCAAATTTCTCAAGATGGCGTCGGTCtgccattttgaattttaaccGTACAATTTTAGGTGATTTTGCTGAACCTATGGGGCATGCTTTGCTGCTCTGCTCAGCCGGGATGTTGATCTTCATTTACCTCCAGTTGTTCGTCTACGAAGAATTACCGGAATCTTTTTCACCGTCGTCGCAAAGGGCTCAGTTAAGGCGACAAATCGACTTACACATGAACCCCGTTCGGGGTTTATCGTCTTATTGGGACTATGACAAGATGGATTGGAAGTCTGAATATCGCTCCTGGAGGACCCCTCCCAATCCGTTTGTGAAGTGTGATGATGATTAgggaataatattttataataatttaatagaataaaatttacttatttaaatcaaaaatgctttattgtatGAATAAGAGCTCAACACTCTTAATTACAAagttgcaaaaaataaataatttgaagtggtaattttaaatataacatgtatgattaaaaatgtataaaagacaCGAAgtgttataaattataaaagaattaatacTTAAAATAGTTCGCGTGCTTAACCGGATATATCCGCTTTCAGAAAATCTTCAGGAAACACGAAAAATACCCTgtgtgtttatatttaaaaattagaatattttaggAACATAGCTTTAATTAAGCGGGGTTGAccaatttattaacataaaaagaaacaaacaaaaaattaacaattcgtcattattagcaataaaagtttGTATATATCCGTTTTTGCACACAAATGAGAATTAgtaagcaaaaacaaaaaaatatatatatttatttcccTTTAAACAAACTGAATCAAGTAGTATttgataaaagtaataaaaggaaaattgcattttcttcgTGCATGCAATCGCATAGctcattttcttcttgggtttcaaaatttaccgTTGCCACATTGGCTTCGGTATTGTTACTATGTAATAGGGTTTttgtactacaaaaaaatcttcCCTGTTTCGCCAATCATCCCCAAAATGCTCgttcatcaaatgaactttttttctGATATGATATTACCTAGTGGTAGCGTGCTAAGCTGAATATTGTATTCTGATTTTCCCTTCTTAAGAAGTGATTCCCAAGCTGTGCCCAACCTTATGCCGTAAACCGATAAAATTGAGACATCTTAATTTTAACAGTGGTCTTGTGATGTtcattctcaattttttttaagtcaattcttttgcattttgaaactccctttatttttttatataccttttCCAGCTCTTTAACATTATACATTTGCCAGTCAAGGTCCAGTGTTTTTACCAAACCCACTTTCGTatatatttcaacgtatttttctGTTATTGAAATGACTGGATATCTTATcaacttaaaacactaaaagaaCACTTTTATTTGATTGGGCTTACAGCAGTTAAAAGCACGTGGAATCACAATGAGACACACACATTAAGActtctattatggggtttaagtgcgatgttcagagtctgatgtttgacgaaaattccctcttgcagaataaaaagtgctgcaagttcctaggaattaccattgatggtcgccttcggtttgaagatcatattttacatttagctgggaaattatcttctggatgttttgcagtaagaatgcaaaacaagagctgggaggggtggttggacgttcagtgtacttttaacttattgaatctcatattcggtatggcttgcctttttggggtttaaccaataaggagctatttaacattgtctttgttattcaaaaaaaagcagttagatacccgtgttctgctaagttaagagattcttgcaaacccctcttcatttctgaaaaaatcctaactcttttttcactctttatcttagaaacagctgctcttattcacaaaattcccaaactaccctctgacactggctaTTTGACTGGTCGTGTAAAtaatgttcccctacctattcctacgtctttccttaccaaaaactcattaatttacataagtaaaaaaatttacaatcatgttcctctgggtgttagacatatatcggatgttaagaaacttaaaagagaattaaaagcgcttttattggctaaggcatattataacctggatgacttttttaatgataggttttaaccttggacatgttgcaaaaatttttttttccttttttcttctttaggtttgtcaacaagtttacctttatttagtaattgattgttttatttagttatctttaattcaagtatgttcaaaaagttttgtcttcttgtgtttaattttgttaattgttttgtcaatttttgaaattgtatttttgttttgtttttttttagcttgtaggttgcttgtacacaagataattcttacgtaatatagcacattttctttctttcaactCAACGTCCAAACAACAACTAATAGAATAGGTATTGAAAAGTGCAATAGAATACGCACAACTTGTTTATTTCAATACATCCGCTTTTGTTATCAAAATTTGGATATATCCGGTTTTGCTCCAAATGTCGAAGTTTACTTAACGTTTTAAATGAGATTTATTCAGTTTTGCTTCCGAACAAATATGTGAATCTATCGAAATGATAACAAAGAACCAAAAACCGACAAAAACGATTTTCGGTGAAAAGTGGATATATCCGGTTAGGTTTTCATTCATAGGAAGGCGATTTCTCGTCGAGATCGAGATCGAGAAATCTCGAAAAAATTTCTCGATCTCGAAAAATCTCGAAGTGATTTTCCCGATCTCGTCTCGAAATCGAgaacgagacgagacgagaaaTCTCGAATTTCGAGAATCTCGTGAAACCCTATATCCGGTTTTGCACCCAAACTCCtcaattattaaacaataataaataataaataatacattaaatgcttcaatattcaaatttactaacacataattaaaaaaaaaatacaccataGTGGGTTAACCATACTATACTAAAACCAAtaataacacatttttatttaaaattcaagacGAAACgagttaaaattttacaaacatcataaaatgtaaactttacatctttactaaaaactaattaaatcctATTGGCCTATTCTCAATTATCTTCAAAAATCTCTGCTGGGCTGTAAAAATACTTGCTTGTAAGAAATTTTGGGCTTTTTAAACCGAGAAGGACTTTTAGAGGCTTTTATGCAATTTGGaaaaagggttaaaaaattttatgctcAGGTATATAGATAAGGGAATTTCATGTTAGTTCATTTTTCgcgatgggcattggaataatGCAGTTTTGTCTGGTATTATAATGTTTCGAGGAGCCATGATTTTCAAGATAtgatttatatttcttatatattaggcaagcagactcaacaataaacaagcaatcACAAGGtaatctttaaataggggtctacATTAGTcttgtggagatttatgacatcTATTCCGTACCGTAAGCGTAAGTGATTTTCAAGCAAAGAAAAATAGACCTATTTTGCAGATTCCAATcccagttcatttaaaaccaccctaacagcataacatccgCTTGCCAGTTTTTGTCGCAATGCTCATATATGGCGTAACatcatcgagtccacctgcctaccccaaggacgtcgctgtatcgggactcattcatctggagaacatcttctttgtggaacgggcttccacctcacatatttcccgacccttacaacctacagcgattcaagataaatgcccacaaatatcttcgcgcaagcaccactccaagagtgacatataggactttcctcttgtgcttgtgttaaccataaaaaaaaaacaatataataacaATTCCAAAAAATCTGTAccaaaaaattattcacttccaattct of the Anthonomus grandis grandis chromosome 3, icAntGran1.3, whole genome shotgun sequence genome contains:
- the LOC126734555 gene encoding cytochrome c oxidase subunit 4 isoform 1, mitochondrial-like; this encodes MVEMNFLRPARSIMRVFTRKMGYGIENRDPYWLERIGTRDWVGHGCNSLPIYADQMAFPFPAIRWKETTPELQGLYEKSKGDWRLLTKEEKKTLYRANFCQTFAEMKALNGDFAEPMGHALLLCSAGMLIFIYLQLFVYEELPESFSPSSQRAQLRRQIDLHMNPVRGLSSYWDYDKMDWKSEYRSWRTPPNPFVKCDDD